DNA from Spartinivicinus poritis:
AGTTAAGTTGAGTGAATTTGTAAATGAGAGAGAGTGGGAGAAGTTTCATTCACCAAAAAACTTAGCGATGGCACTAAGTGCTGAGGCGGGTGAGTTACTGGAAATTTTTCAGTGGCTAACAGAGGAGCAGTCTAAAAATTTAAATCCAGAACAGCTATCTGCTGCAGCAGATGAACTGGCGGATATTCAAATTTATCTAATAATGCTTTTTGATCAGCT
Protein-coding regions in this window:
- a CDS encoding nucleotide pyrophosphohydrolase, with translation MESLESLKVKLSEFVNEREWEKFHSPKNLAMALSAEAGELLEIFQWLTEEQSKNLNPEQLSAAADELADIQIYLIMLFDQLGLDPIKESHRKLECNKAKYPVSKAKGNSQKYTNL